The Nycticebus coucang isolate mNycCou1 chromosome 2, mNycCou1.pri, whole genome shotgun sequence genome includes a window with the following:
- the CARMIL2 gene encoding capping protein, Arp2/3 and myosin-I linker protein 2 isoform X2 gives MAQTPDGISCELRGEITRFLWPKEVELLLKTWLPYEGAEPSYVLVLLRWRAYLLHTCLPLRVDCTFSYLEVQAMALQETPPQVTFELESLPELVLEFPDVAALEQLAQHVAAAIKKVFPRSTLRKLFRRPTPSSILARLESSSPSESSCSPCGGFLETYEALCDYNGFPFREEIQWDVDTIYHRQGCRHFSLGDFSHLGSRDLALSVAALSYNLWFRCLSCVDMKLSLEVSEQILHMMSQSSHLEELVLETCGLRGDFVRRLAQALSGHSSSGLRELSLAGNVLDDRGIMALSRHLEHRPGALRRLSLAQTGLTPRGMRALGRALAGNAAFDSALTHLDLSGNPGALVASEDSGGLYSFLSRPNVLTFLNLAGTDAALDTVRGWSVGGMMGRVERLSRADWRAGHGERGVALQAPPAPVANTLFPQLFAALSRGCCASLTHLDASRNVFSRTKSRAAPASLQQFLSHSGTLRHLSLAGCKLPPDALRALLDGLALNTHLRDLHLDLSACELRSAGAQVIQDLVCDAGSVSSLDLADNGFGSDMVTLVLAIGRSRSLRHVALGRNFNVRCKETLDDVLHRIVQLMQDDDCPLQSLSVSESRLKLGASVLLRALGTNPNLTALDISGNGMGDVGAKMLAKALRVNTRLRSVVWDRNHTSALGLLDVAQAMEQNHSLKAMPLPLNDVAQAHRSRPELTARAVHQIQAYLLRNNRADPASSDHVSNLQPRSLVSDPSEQEVNELCQSVQEHMELLGCGAGPQGEAAVHQAEDAIQNANFSLSILPILYEAGSSPSHHWQLRQKLEGLLGQVGEVCRQDIQDFTQVTLDTTRSLCPQILQGSGWREQLEGALVGSRGFPELLPEQLLHNAFTRLRDMRLSVTGTLAESIVAQALAALSAARDRLVESLAQQAAVAMPSTLPTLDGGEPIPLGPGELEGFVFPEKEEEDVEKEKKKEKDDSPSGKWPEPRHGFHLVSSIHSAAEEPEPEVAAPGEDAEPQAGPSARGSPSPAAPGPPAGALPRMDLPPAGQPLHHPTRARPRPRRQYHHRPPPGGPQVPPALPQEGNGLSARVDEGVEEFFSKRLIQQDRLWAPEEDPATEGGTAPVPRTLRKKLGTLFAFKKPRSTRGPRPDLETSPVAAPRIRKTTLGDLLRPPTRPSRSEEPGGAEGGTSSPDAARRSRPRYTRDSKAYSMILLPAEEEEATLGTRPDKRRPLERGDTELAPSFEQRVQVMLQRIGVSRGSGSAEGKRKQSKDGEIKKAGSDGDIMDSSTEAPPISIKSRTHSVSADPTCRPGPGGQGPESTTWKTLGQQLNAEIRGRGWGQQDGPGPPSPCESPSPRRASPSPDSLGLPEEPCLGPRDEDGQLRPRPLSAGRRAVSVHEDQLQAPAERPLRLQRSPVLKRRPKLEAPPSPSLGSGLGTESLPPQPTEPASPERSPPSPATDQRGGGPNP, from the exons ATGGCCCAGACCCCCGACGGAATCTCCTGTGAGCTCCGAG GCGAGATCACCAGGTTCCTGTGGCCAAAGGAGGTGGAACTGCTGCTGAAAACCTGGCTACCCTATGAGGGTGCTGAGCCGAGTTATGTCCTG GTGCTGCTACGATGGAGAGCCTATCTGCTCCATACCTGCCTCCCCCTGAGG GTGGACTGCACCTTCAGCTACCTGGAGGTCCAGGCCATGGCGCTGCAGGAGACACCCCCTCAG GTCACTTTTGAGCTGGAGTCCCTGCCTGAGCTGGTCCTGGAGTTTCCTGATGTGGCTGCCCTGGAACAGCTGGCCCAGCATGTGGCTGCAGCCATCAAGAAGGTCTTCCCTCGCTCAACTCTTAG GAAGCTATTCCGGAGGCCCACACCCTCCTCAATACTGGCTCGGCTGGAGAGCAGCAGCCCCTCAGAGTCCAGCTGTAGTCCCTGCG GTGGCTTCTTGGAGACTTACGAGGCTCTGTGTGACTACAATGGCTTCCCTTTCCGAGAAGAGATTCAGTGG GATGTGGACACCATCTACCACCGTCAGGGCTGCCGCCATTTCAGCCTAGGAGACTTCAGCCACCTTGGCAGTCG GGACCTGGCCTTAAGTGTAGCTGCCCTGTCCTACAACCTGTGGTTCCGGTGTCTCTCCTGTGTGGACATGAAGCTG AGTCTCGAGGTCTCAGAACAGATTCTGCACATGATGAGTCAGTCTTCCCACCTGGAGGAGCTGGTGCTGGAGACTTGTGGCCTGAGGGG AGACTTTGTCCGGAGACTAGCCCAAGCGCTCTCAGGACACTCAAGCTCTGGGTTGCGGGAGCTCAGCCTGGCAGGGAATGTGCTGGATGACAGAG GCATCATGGCACTCAGCAGACACCTAGAGCATCGTCCAGGAGCCCTGAGGAGACTCAGTCTAGCACAGACAGGGTTGACACCTCGAG GAATGAGGGCTCTGGGCCGGGCACTGGCTGGCAATGCTGCCTTTGACTCTGCCCTGACCCACCTAGACCTTTCTGGGAACCCTGGGGCCCTGGTGGCCTCCGAGGACAGTGGG GGCCTCTATAGTTTCCTGAGCCGTCCTAATGTTCTGACCTTCCTGAATCTGGCAGGCACCGATGCGGCCCTGGACACTGTGAGGGGGTGGTCAGTTGGGGGGATGATGGGCAGGGTGGAGCGGCTGAGTAGGGCCGACTGGAGGGCAGGGCATGGTGAGAGGGGTGTAGCCCTGCAGGCTCCTCCTGCACCTGTAGCCAATACCCTCTTTCCTCAGCTCTTCGCGGCGCTGTCCCGCGGCTGCTGTGCCAGCCTCACCCACCTCGATGCTTCGAGGAATGTCTTCTCCCGCAC GAAGTCCCGGGCTGCGCCAGCCTCCCTGCAGCAATTCCTCAGCCACTCGGGGACGCTGCGGCATCTGAGCCTGGCGGGCTGCAAGCTGCCGCCAGACGCGCTCAG GGCCCTATTGGATGGCCTGGCTCTCAACACGCACCTCCGCGACTTGCACTTGGACCTCAGTGCTTGTGAG CTGCGCTCCGCTGGCGCCCAGGTGATACAAGACTTAGTGTGTGACGCAGGCTCCGTCAGCTCCCTGGATCTGGCTGATAATG GCTTTGGCTCGGACATGGTGACTCTGGTGCTGGCCATTGGAAGGAGCCGGTCCCTGAGACATGTAGCTCTTGGAAGGAACTTCAATGTCCGGTGCAA GGAGACCCTGGATGACGTCCTGCACCGGATTGTCCAGCTTATGCAGGATGACGACTGT CCTCTGCAGTCTCTGTCCGTGTCTGAGTCTCGGCTGAAGCTGGGCGCCAGCGTCCTACTCCGGGCCCTGGGCACTAATCCTAACCTTACAGCCCTGGATATCAGCGGCAACGGCATGGGGGATGTGGGCGCCAAGATGCTGGCCAAGGCGCTGCGGGTCAACACGAGGCTCCG GTCTGTGGTCTGGGACCGGAACCACACTTCTGCTCTGGGCCTGCTGGACGTGGCGCAGGCAATGGAACAGAACCACAGCCTGAAGGCCATGCCTCTGCCACTGAACGACGTGGCCCAGGCACATCGCAGCCGCCCGGAACTGACAGCACGTGCAGTCCATCAG ATCCAAGCCTATCTCTTGAGGAACAACCGCGCAGACCCTGCCTCTTCGGACCACGTGTCGAACCTTCAGCCAAGGAGTCTGGTTTCAGACCCCTCAGAGCAG GAAGTGAACGAACTATGTCAGTCGGTGCAGGAGCACATGGAGCTGCTGGGCTGTGGGGCTGGGCCCCAGGGTGAAGCTGCTGTCCACCAGGCTGAGGATGCCATCCAAAATGCCAACTTCTCTCTCAGT ATTCTCCCCATTCTGTATGAGGCTGGGAGCTCCCCAAGCCATCACTGGCAGCTTCGGCAGAAGCTGGAGGGTCTCCTTGGACAGGTGGGTGAAGTCTGCCGCCAAGACATCCAG GACTTCACTCAGGTCACACTGGACACAACAAGGAGCCTCTGCCCACAGATACTGCAGGGATCTGGCTGGAGGGAGCAGCTAGAGGGGGCCCTGGTGGGCTCCAGGGGCTTCCCAGAGCTGCTGCCAGAACAGCTGCTACACAATGCCTTCACTAGGCTCAG GGACATGCGGCTGTCAGTCACAGGGACCTTGGCAGAGAGCATTGTAGCTCAGGCTCTGGCAGCTCTGAGTGCAGCTCGGGACCGGCTG GTTGAGAGTCTGGCTCAGCAGGCAGCAGTGGCAATGCCCTCTACTCTGCCCACACTGGATGGAGGTGAGCCTATCCCCCTTGGGCCTGGGGAATTGGAAGGTTTTGTCTTccctgagaaggaggaggaggatgtggagaaggaaaaaaagaaggagaag GATGACAGTCCTTCTGGGAAATGGCCTGAACCCAGACACGGTTTTCACCTGGTCTCATCCATTCACA GTGCTGCTGAGGAACCGGAGCCCGAGGTGGCGGCTCCGGGGGAAGATGCGGAGCCGCAGGCGGGGCCTTCCGCACGCGGCTCTCCGAGCCCTGCCGCCCCTGGCCCCCCGGCCGGCGCGCTGCCTCGCATGGACCTGCCACCCGCCGGACAGCCCCTGCACCATCCAACCCGGGCCCGGCCGCGGCCGCGCCGCCAATACCACCACCGTCCGCCGCCGGGGGGCCCGCAG GTGCCCCCAGCCTTGCCGCAGGAAGggaatgggctcagtgcccgcGTGGACGAGGGCGTGGAGGAATTCTTCTCCAAAAGGCTGATCCAGCAGGATCGCCT CTGGGCCCCGGAGGAGGACCCGGCCACTGAAGGGGGTACTGCTCCTGTGCCCCGTACCCTGCGAAAGAAGCTGGGCACACTTTTTGCCTTCAAGAAACCTCGTTCAACACGGGGCCCACGGCCTGATCTAGAGACCAGCCCTGTGGCAGCTCCCCGCATCCGGAAAACCACACTTGGTGACCTGCTGCGGCCACCAACCCGTCCCAGCCGTAGTGAGGAGCCTGGTGGGGCTGAGGGAGGCACCAGCAGCCCTGATGCTGCCCGCAGGAGTCGGCCTCGCTACACAAGGGATAGCAAGGCCTACTCCATGATCCTGCTAcctgctgaggaggaggaagcaaCACTGGGTACCAGACCTGACAAG CGGCGGCCCCTGGAGCGGGGAGACACAGAGCTGGCCCCATCCTTTGAACAGCGGGTACAAGTGATGCTGCAGAGGATAGGAGTAAGCCGAGGCAGTGGGAGTGCGGAAGGCAAGAGGAAGCAA AGCAAAGATGGCGAGATCAAGAAAGCTGGCTCAGATG GTGACATCATGGACAGTTCCACAGAGGCCCCTCCCATTTCAATCAAGTCCCGTACCCACTCCGTATCTGCCG ACCCCACATGTAGACCTGGCCCAGGTGGTCAGGGGCCTGAGTCCACCACCTGGAAGACACTGGGGCAGCAGCTGAATGCAGAGATCAGGGGCCGTGGTTGGGGCCAACAGGATGGCCCAGGGCCCCCTTCCCCTTGTGAAAGCCCAAGCCCCCGAAGAGCCAGCCCTTCCCCAGAtagtctgggcctcccagaagaGCCCTGCTTGGGTCCCAGGGATGAAG ATGGCCAGCTGAGGCCGCGGCCTCTCTCGGCTGGGCGACGAGCAGTGTCTGTGCATGAGGATCAGCTCCAGGCCCCTGCTG AACGGCCCCTGCGACTACAGCGCTCCCCCGTCCTCAAACGCAGACCGAAGCTCGAGGCACCCCCATCCCCAAGCCTAG GATCTGGTCTTGGAACTGAGTCTCTGCCCCCACAGCCCACAGAGCCCGCCAGCCCTGAGCGGAGCCCACCCTCCCCAGCCACAGACCAAAGAGGCGGCGGCCCCAACCCCTGA
- the CARMIL2 gene encoding capping protein, Arp2/3 and myosin-I linker protein 2 isoform X1, protein MAQTPDGISCELRGEITRFLWPKEVELLLKTWLPYEGAEPSYVLVLLRWRAYLLHTCLPLRVDCTFSYLEVQAMALQETPPQVTFELESLPELVLEFPDVAALEQLAQHVAAAIKKVFPRSTLRKLFRRPTPSSILARLESSSPSESSCSPCGGFLETYEALCDYNGFPFREEIQWDVDTIYHRQGCRHFSLGDFSHLGSRDLALSVAALSYNLWFRCLSCVDMKLSLEVSEQILHMMSQSSHLEELVLETCGLRGDFVRRLAQALSGHSSSGLRELSLAGNVLDDRGIMALSRHLEHRPGALRRLSLAQTGLTPRGMRALGRALAGNAAFDSALTHLDLSGNPGALVASEDSGGLYSFLSRPNVLTFLNLAGTDAALDTLFAALSRGCCASLTHLDASRNVFSRTKSRAAPASLQQFLSHSGTLRHLSLAGCKLPPDALRALLDGLALNTHLRDLHLDLSACELRSAGAQVIQDLVCDAGSVSSLDLADNGFGSDMVTLVLAIGRSRSLRHVALGRNFNVRCKETLDDVLHRIVQLMQDDDCVSSPCDPKATDPSDSCSLKPCGLSFLLTLSNHQRLPFNYQPLQSLSVSESRLKLGASVLLRALGTNPNLTALDISGNGMGDVGAKMLAKALRVNTRLRSVVWDRNHTSALGLLDVAQAMEQNHSLKAMPLPLNDVAQAHRSRPELTARAVHQIQAYLLRNNRADPASSDHVSNLQPRSLVSDPSEQEVNELCQSVQEHMELLGCGAGPQGEAAVHQAEDAIQNANFSLSILPILYEAGSSPSHHWQLRQKLEGLLGQVGEVCRQDIQDFTQVTLDTTRSLCPQILQGSGWREQLEGALVGSRGFPELLPEQLLHNAFTRLRDMRLSVTGTLAESIVAQALAALSAARDRLVRGSCVCVCTPTHSIMAVLHGLCNVFWGHVAQGYFWVPLAPMGSWLRPCLPIFGCLVLQVESLAQQAAVAMPSTLPTLDGGEPIPLGPGELEGFVFPEKEEEDVEKEKKKEKDDSPSGKWPEPRHGFHLVSSIHTAEEPEPEVAAPGEDAEPQAGPSARGSPSPAAPGPPAGALPRMDLPPAGQPLHHPTRARPRPRRQYHHRPPPGGPQVPPALPQEGNGLSARVDEGVEEFFSKRLIQQDRLWAPEEDPATEGGTAPVPRTLRKKLGTLFAFKKPRSTRGPRPDLETSPVAAPRIRKTTLGDLLRPPTRPSRSEEPGGAEGGTSSPDAARRSRPRYTRDSKAYSMILLPAEEEEATLGTRPDKRRPLERGDTELAPSFEQRVQVMLQRIGVSRGSGSAEGKRKQSKDGEIKKAGSDGDIMDSSTEAPPISIKSRTHSVSADPTCRPGPGGQGPESTTWKTLGQQLNAEIRGRGWGQQDGPGPPSPCESPSPRRASPSPDSLGLPEEPCLGPRDEDGQLRPRPLSAGRRAVSVHEDQLQAPAERPLRLQRSPVLKRRPKLEAPPSPSLGSGLGTESLPPQPTEPASPERSPPSPATDQRGGGPNP, encoded by the exons ATGGCCCAGACCCCCGACGGAATCTCCTGTGAGCTCCGAG GCGAGATCACCAGGTTCCTGTGGCCAAAGGAGGTGGAACTGCTGCTGAAAACCTGGCTACCCTATGAGGGTGCTGAGCCGAGTTATGTCCTG GTGCTGCTACGATGGAGAGCCTATCTGCTCCATACCTGCCTCCCCCTGAGG GTGGACTGCACCTTCAGCTACCTGGAGGTCCAGGCCATGGCGCTGCAGGAGACACCCCCTCAG GTCACTTTTGAGCTGGAGTCCCTGCCTGAGCTGGTCCTGGAGTTTCCTGATGTGGCTGCCCTGGAACAGCTGGCCCAGCATGTGGCTGCAGCCATCAAGAAGGTCTTCCCTCGCTCAACTCTTAG GAAGCTATTCCGGAGGCCCACACCCTCCTCAATACTGGCTCGGCTGGAGAGCAGCAGCCCCTCAGAGTCCAGCTGTAGTCCCTGCG GTGGCTTCTTGGAGACTTACGAGGCTCTGTGTGACTACAATGGCTTCCCTTTCCGAGAAGAGATTCAGTGG GATGTGGACACCATCTACCACCGTCAGGGCTGCCGCCATTTCAGCCTAGGAGACTTCAGCCACCTTGGCAGTCG GGACCTGGCCTTAAGTGTAGCTGCCCTGTCCTACAACCTGTGGTTCCGGTGTCTCTCCTGTGTGGACATGAAGCTG AGTCTCGAGGTCTCAGAACAGATTCTGCACATGATGAGTCAGTCTTCCCACCTGGAGGAGCTGGTGCTGGAGACTTGTGGCCTGAGGGG AGACTTTGTCCGGAGACTAGCCCAAGCGCTCTCAGGACACTCAAGCTCTGGGTTGCGGGAGCTCAGCCTGGCAGGGAATGTGCTGGATGACAGAG GCATCATGGCACTCAGCAGACACCTAGAGCATCGTCCAGGAGCCCTGAGGAGACTCAGTCTAGCACAGACAGGGTTGACACCTCGAG GAATGAGGGCTCTGGGCCGGGCACTGGCTGGCAATGCTGCCTTTGACTCTGCCCTGACCCACCTAGACCTTTCTGGGAACCCTGGGGCCCTGGTGGCCTCCGAGGACAGTGGG GGCCTCTATAGTTTCCTGAGCCGTCCTAATGTTCTGACCTTCCTGAATCTGGCAGGCACCGATGCGGCCCTGGACACT CTCTTCGCGGCGCTGTCCCGCGGCTGCTGTGCCAGCCTCACCCACCTCGATGCTTCGAGGAATGTCTTCTCCCGCAC GAAGTCCCGGGCTGCGCCAGCCTCCCTGCAGCAATTCCTCAGCCACTCGGGGACGCTGCGGCATCTGAGCCTGGCGGGCTGCAAGCTGCCGCCAGACGCGCTCAG GGCCCTATTGGATGGCCTGGCTCTCAACACGCACCTCCGCGACTTGCACTTGGACCTCAGTGCTTGTGAG CTGCGCTCCGCTGGCGCCCAGGTGATACAAGACTTAGTGTGTGACGCAGGCTCCGTCAGCTCCCTGGATCTGGCTGATAATG GCTTTGGCTCGGACATGGTGACTCTGGTGCTGGCCATTGGAAGGAGCCGGTCCCTGAGACATGTAGCTCTTGGAAGGAACTTCAATGTCCGGTGCAA GGAGACCCTGGATGACGTCCTGCACCGGATTGTCCAGCTTATGCAGGATGACGACTGTGTGAGTTCACCTTGTGATCCAAAGGCAACAGACCCTTCTGATTCTTGCTCCCTCAAACCCTGTGGCCTGTCCTTTTTGCTGACCCTTTCCAACCATCAAAGACTTCCTTTTAACTACCAGCCTCTGCAGTCTCTGTCCGTGTCTGAGTCTCGGCTGAAGCTGGGCGCCAGCGTCCTACTCCGGGCCCTGGGCACTAATCCTAACCTTACAGCCCTGGATATCAGCGGCAACGGCATGGGGGATGTGGGCGCCAAGATGCTGGCCAAGGCGCTGCGGGTCAACACGAGGCTCCG GTCTGTGGTCTGGGACCGGAACCACACTTCTGCTCTGGGCCTGCTGGACGTGGCGCAGGCAATGGAACAGAACCACAGCCTGAAGGCCATGCCTCTGCCACTGAACGACGTGGCCCAGGCACATCGCAGCCGCCCGGAACTGACAGCACGTGCAGTCCATCAG ATCCAAGCCTATCTCTTGAGGAACAACCGCGCAGACCCTGCCTCTTCGGACCACGTGTCGAACCTTCAGCCAAGGAGTCTGGTTTCAGACCCCTCAGAGCAG GAAGTGAACGAACTATGTCAGTCGGTGCAGGAGCACATGGAGCTGCTGGGCTGTGGGGCTGGGCCCCAGGGTGAAGCTGCTGTCCACCAGGCTGAGGATGCCATCCAAAATGCCAACTTCTCTCTCAGT ATTCTCCCCATTCTGTATGAGGCTGGGAGCTCCCCAAGCCATCACTGGCAGCTTCGGCAGAAGCTGGAGGGTCTCCTTGGACAGGTGGGTGAAGTCTGCCGCCAAGACATCCAG GACTTCACTCAGGTCACACTGGACACAACAAGGAGCCTCTGCCCACAGATACTGCAGGGATCTGGCTGGAGGGAGCAGCTAGAGGGGGCCCTGGTGGGCTCCAGGGGCTTCCCAGAGCTGCTGCCAGAACAGCTGCTACACAATGCCTTCACTAGGCTCAG GGACATGCGGCTGTCAGTCACAGGGACCTTGGCAGAGAGCATTGTAGCTCAGGCTCTGGCAGCTCTGAGTGCAGCTCGGGACCGGCTGGTGAGggggagctgtgtgtgtgtgtgtacaccaaCACACAGTATCATGGCTGTCTTGCATGGGCTCTGCAATGTCTTCTGGGGTCATGTAGCCCAAGGCTATTTCTGGGTTCCCTTAGCACCAATGGGATCATGGCTGAGGCCCTGTCTGCCCATCTTTGGCTGCCTGGTATTGCAGGTTGAGAGTCTGGCTCAGCAGGCAGCAGTGGCAATGCCCTCTACTCTGCCCACACTGGATGGAGGTGAGCCTATCCCCCTTGGGCCTGGGGAATTGGAAGGTTTTGTCTTccctgagaaggaggaggaggatgtggagaaggaaaaaaagaaggagaag GATGACAGTCCTTCTGGGAAATGGCCTGAACCCAGACACGGTTTTCACCTGGTCTCATCCATTCACA CTGCTGAGGAACCGGAGCCCGAGGTGGCGGCTCCGGGGGAAGATGCGGAGCCGCAGGCGGGGCCTTCCGCACGCGGCTCTCCGAGCCCTGCCGCCCCTGGCCCCCCGGCCGGCGCGCTGCCTCGCATGGACCTGCCACCCGCCGGACAGCCCCTGCACCATCCAACCCGGGCCCGGCCGCGGCCGCGCCGCCAATACCACCACCGTCCGCCGCCGGGGGGCCCGCAG GTGCCCCCAGCCTTGCCGCAGGAAGggaatgggctcagtgcccgcGTGGACGAGGGCGTGGAGGAATTCTTCTCCAAAAGGCTGATCCAGCAGGATCGCCT CTGGGCCCCGGAGGAGGACCCGGCCACTGAAGGGGGTACTGCTCCTGTGCCCCGTACCCTGCGAAAGAAGCTGGGCACACTTTTTGCCTTCAAGAAACCTCGTTCAACACGGGGCCCACGGCCTGATCTAGAGACCAGCCCTGTGGCAGCTCCCCGCATCCGGAAAACCACACTTGGTGACCTGCTGCGGCCACCAACCCGTCCCAGCCGTAGTGAGGAGCCTGGTGGGGCTGAGGGAGGCACCAGCAGCCCTGATGCTGCCCGCAGGAGTCGGCCTCGCTACACAAGGGATAGCAAGGCCTACTCCATGATCCTGCTAcctgctgaggaggaggaagcaaCACTGGGTACCAGACCTGACAAG CGGCGGCCCCTGGAGCGGGGAGACACAGAGCTGGCCCCATCCTTTGAACAGCGGGTACAAGTGATGCTGCAGAGGATAGGAGTAAGCCGAGGCAGTGGGAGTGCGGAAGGCAAGAGGAAGCAA AGCAAAGATGGCGAGATCAAGAAAGCTGGCTCAGATG GTGACATCATGGACAGTTCCACAGAGGCCCCTCCCATTTCAATCAAGTCCCGTACCCACTCCGTATCTGCCG ACCCCACATGTAGACCTGGCCCAGGTGGTCAGGGGCCTGAGTCCACCACCTGGAAGACACTGGGGCAGCAGCTGAATGCAGAGATCAGGGGCCGTGGTTGGGGCCAACAGGATGGCCCAGGGCCCCCTTCCCCTTGTGAAAGCCCAAGCCCCCGAAGAGCCAGCCCTTCCCCAGAtagtctgggcctcccagaagaGCCCTGCTTGGGTCCCAGGGATGAAG ATGGCCAGCTGAGGCCGCGGCCTCTCTCGGCTGGGCGACGAGCAGTGTCTGTGCATGAGGATCAGCTCCAGGCCCCTGCTG AACGGCCCCTGCGACTACAGCGCTCCCCCGTCCTCAAACGCAGACCGAAGCTCGAGGCACCCCCATCCCCAAGCCTAG GATCTGGTCTTGGAACTGAGTCTCTGCCCCCACAGCCCACAGAGCCCGCCAGCCCTGAGCGGAGCCCACCCTCCCCAGCCACAGACCAAAGAGGCGGCGGCCCCAACCCCTGA